In Nodosilinea sp. PGN35, the genomic stretch GGTGGTCTCTTTGCGAAACACATTCAGGTTGAGCTGGGCCGCCGCCTCGGTGCCGAGGGAGACATGCACTAGGCCCGCTTTGCGGTAAAGCGGCAGCTCAGCCTCGTCGCGCAGAATGTCGGTGACGCGGGTGTTAATGCCCCAGTGGACGGGCAGGTTGCGCTCCACCAGTTCTTCGCACAGGGCCACAAACCGGGCCTTGCTGATGGTCGGTTCTTCGTCGGCCAAAATGAAAAAGCCGACGTTGTGCTCCCTCACCAGGCGCTCAATTTCATCGACAAACAGTTTGGGTTTGCGGGCCCGGTACTTGCGCCAAAACTTCCACTGACAGCAAAAACGGCAGCGAAAGGGGCAGCCCCGAGCGAAGTTGGGCACCGCCACCCGCACGTTTAGCGGCGTGTAGATGTAGGTGTTCCAGTCCAGCAGGGTCCAGTCGGGGCTGAGGGTGTTGAGGTCGCGAATGGGGGGGTGGGCCGGGGTTGCCACCACCTGGCCATTATCATCCCGGTAGGCCAGACCCAGGATGGACTCGCGATCGCGGCGGTCTCGACCCTCGGCGATCGCCCGCAGCAGGTTGACGCTGATCTCCTCGCCTTCGCCCCGAATGATGTAGTCCACCCAGGGCGCTTCCCCCAGCACCTCCCGGTACATAAAGGTGGGGTGCACGCCGCCCATGATCGTCACCGCCTCGGGGCAGACCGCCTTGGCAATCCGCAGGGTAGTCTGGGACTTGTAGATCATCGGGGTGATGGCGGTGGCCATGACCACATTCGGCTGGTACTCGGCGATCATCGCCGCCAGGGGCTCGTCGTCGATGTAGTGGGTCATGGCGTCGATAAAGCGAACCTCGCTAAAGCCCGCCGCTTTGAGGGCACCGCCCACGTAGGGCACCCAGCTGGGCGGCCAGTTGCCCGCAATTTCTGCACCGCCCGCGTGGTAGTTGGGCTGAATCATCAGGATGCGCATGGAAGTCTCCTAGAGGGAGAGAGGTGATGGGGTGGATGGGTAGGGGCAGACCCATGGGTCTGCCCTAGCCGTGTGGGCAAACGGTTGCTTGCCCACACGGGGTTGTCTATCCCTAAACCGATTGGGAAAACTGCCGGATGGTGCGATCGCGCAGGTAGGGGTCAAAGACGGCAGCAATGTTGCGGATCAGCAGCCGTCCGGCGGGCAGCACCTCGATGTGGTTGGGGGTCAGCCGCACCAGCCCGTCCGCTTCGAGTACTTTGAGATCCTGGCGTTCGCGGGCGAAGTAGTCGTCAAAGTTCTGGTCAAAGCTGAGGTGGTACTTTTCCTCAATGGCCGACTTCGACAGCTCAAACTGGCACATCAGCTCCATGATCACCGCTCGCCGCAGAATGTCGTCCTGGCTCAGCACCACCCCCCGCTCCAGGGGCAGTTCGCTGGCATCGACAGCCTTATAGAAGTCGCGCAGCCCTTTGTGGTTTTGGGCATAGACGTCGTGGAGCATGCTGATGGAGGTCATGCCAAAGCCCAGCAGGTCAGACTCGGGCAGGGTGGTGTAGCCCTGGAAGTTGCGGTGCAGCTGGCCTTGGGCCTGGGCGATCGCCAGCTCATCCCCGGCCTTGGCAAAGTGATCCATGCCAATGAACTGGTAGTCTGCCGCCGTCAGGCGATCGATGGTCATGTGAAAAATCTCCAGCTTTTCGGCGGGGCCGGGTAGAGTACCGGGGTCGATGTGCTTTTTCTGGACGGGCTTGAGCCAGGGCACGTAGGCAAAGTTGAACACGGCAATGCGATCGGGGTCGAGGCGCAGGGTTTTCTCGATGGTGTCGCGAAAGGTGGCCAGGGTTTGGTAGGGCAGCCCGTAGATCAGGTCTACATTCACGCTCTCAAACCCCGCCTCCCGCAGCCAGCCCATGGCATCAAACAGCATCGCCTCGGGCTGAATGCGATTCACCGCCGCCTGCACCTTGAGGTTAAAGTCTTGCAGGCCAAAGCTCACCCGCTTAAAGCCCAGATCCTTGAGAAACCGCACGTACTCGCGATCCAAGTCGCGGGGATTCACCTCGATGGAGATCTCGGCCCCCGGCTCAAACTCAAAATGCTGGTGCAGTACGTTCCACAGCCGCTCTACCTGGGCCATGGTCAGATAGCTGGGGGTGCCGCCGCCCCAGTGGAGCTGGTTGACCTGGCGGTGCTTGACCCGCTGGGCCACCTGGGCAATGTTGCGCTCCAGGTAGTCGAGGTACGGGTCAGCGACTTTCTTTTGGCGCGTGATCACCGTGTTGCAGCCGCAGAAATAGCAGGCCGATTCGCAAAAGGGAATGTGGCAGTAGAGCGACAGGGGTGTCTGCTTGTAGTTGCCGACGGCGATCGCCGCCTCAAAATCCCTGGAGCTAAAATCTTCGGTCATCTCCGTCGCCGGAGGGTAGCTGGTGTAGCGGGGTAGCGGCTGGTTGTACTTGTGCAGCAGCGCCGGGTCAAACACAACGGGGTTGGCAAGGGAGAGCATAGTAATTAGTGATGTGCAAAAGGTGGATAGATCGGTAGGGTGCATAGCGCCAAGGGCGCGGCTTTGCCTACGCGGCTGGTCAACCAAAGCCAATTGCCCCAAACTGGGCTAGCCGCAATGCACCGCTAGGATGCTGTGAGGATGGTGCATTGCGGCCAATGGAGCGATCGCAACATAGATCGCTAGGGTGCATAGCGCCAAAGGCGCAGCTTCGCTTACGCGGCTCTTCTTTCTAGCAAAGCACCCTAGGTTCAGGCTTTTGAGCCGCAATGCACCGCTCACTGAACGCTGTGGAAATGGTGCATTGCTGCGCGTTGGCGGAGCCTCGCCTTAGCGTTATGCACCCTACGGTGAACCTACTCCGTCGCCATCAGCGCCACCATGCCGTGGTGGGGGTGCGATTCCGTGCTGCCGGGACGATCTTGGCGGGTAATCAGGTCAAACACGTGGTCGCCTACCGCAGCCCGCACATCCGGCTCCAGCTCGTGAAACACGTTGCGGTTCAGGGCAAAGGCCAGGTTCGCCTCCTCCACCAGCTGTTGAATCTGAGCCTCATCCACCGGCAGAGCGTTCAGCGCCTCGCGGTACTTGAGCTTAAAGTCGCGCTTGGCCTCCACTGTGGGCAGAGCGTCGAACTCGTGCAGCCCGGTGCCCTTATCCGGCGGCAGGTTCAGGGCCGATCGCACAATGTGCCGCAGCCCCTGGCCGCCTGAGAGATCGCCCATGTAGCGTACGTAGGCGTGGGCCACCAGCAGCGCCGGGTTGGTGGCCGACACTTCCAGAATGCGGTTGACGTAGCGCTGGCCCGCCGGGGTAGCGGTGATGTCGTGCTGCCAGCGATCGCCGTAGTAGTAGGCCAAGTCGCTCTCTAGTGCCGGGGTGCGCAGCAGCTCGGCAAACACCATCGGCCCCACCACGGGATGGGCCTGGTGGCGGGCCATCTCAGCCTCTAGGGTGTTATAGAGAAAATAGAGGTCGGCGGTGAGCTTGCGAAAGGGCTCCAGCTCGACCACACCCTTCAAAAAACACTTCATAAACGCCGTATTTTCCGACAGGGTGTGGGAGGCCTGGGTACCTTCGCGCAGCCGTTGGGCTAAATCAGTCATAGGAATTTCCCTGGGTGAGTGGGCTAAAATCTTTTCATCACTATACAGCTATTAATTGACTGTTCAACTCTTTTGATTTAAGTTTTGTGTCTGGAAAGTGTTGCTTGCAGGGCTTGGAACCAGGTTTCACGCCTTTTTTTCTACGGATCGGCAGTATTCATCCGCAGAAAGAGCTGGCTCCAGACGCTACGGGCAAAGTGTGAAACAACGTCTTGACCATGCATAGCTATTTAGTGATAAAGTGCTTTTCAATCCTTTAGCCCAGAAAAACTCCTATGGTGACTGCCCTCCCTAAGCCTGCACCCCAGCCCGGTGACAATGCGGTAAAAGGCGCGATCGAAGAAAACCTGCTGTCGCCCCGGTTCTACACCACCGACTTTGACAGAGCCGCCACGATGGATTTGTCCTTAGAGGCAGAAGGGCTCCAGACCATGCTGGAGGAGATGCGCGCCGACTACAACCGCCACCACTTCAGCCGCGACGACTCCTTCAAGCAGGAGTGGGATCAGATTCAAGGGGAAGAGCGCCAGGCCTTTATCGATTACCTGGAGCGATCGTGCGTCTCAGAATTTTCGGGCTTTTTGCTGTTCAAAGAGCTGTCGCGGCGGATCAAAGACCGTAGCCCGGTGCTGGGCGAAATCTTTAGCCTCATGGCCCGTGACGAAGCTCGCCACGCCGGGTTTCTCAACAAGTGCATGCAGGACTTTCACATCTCCCTCGACCTGGCCAAGCTGACCAAAACCCGCGAGTACACCTTCTTCCCGGTGGAGTGGATTGTCTACGCCGTCTACCTGTCGGAAAAAATCGGCTACTGGCGCTACATCCTCATCTACCGCCACCTGGAGCAGCACCCCGAGCACAGCTTTTACCCGCTGTTCAACTACTTCGAGAGCTGGTGCCAGGACGAAAACCGCCACGGCGATATTTTTAAGGCACTGGTCAGGTCGCAGCCCAGCATGTGGCAAACCTGGCAGGGTCGCCTCTGGAGCCGCTTCTTTTTGCTGTCGGTCTTTGCCACCCACAGCCTGACGGTGCACGAGCGGGCCAAATTCTACGAAATGCTGGGCCTGAATGCCACCGAGTTTGACAAAGAAGTCGTCCGCAAAACCAACGACACCGCCGCCCGCGCCTTCCCCGTCTGTCTCAACGTCGATCACCCCGAGTTTTTTCCCCGGTTGGAGCGATCGGCGGCCCGCAACCTGAAGATTAAGCACATCACGGAAAGCGCCGCCCCCGACTGGATGAAGCAGATCCGCAAGCTGCCCCTGGTGCTGGGCATCGTCGGCGATCTGCTGCGCCTGTACCTGATTGAGCCCCTAAACGCAGAATCCCTGCGCGGCACGATTCGATAATGTGAACTCCGCACAGAGGTACTACTCGTCAGGGGTGGTTCTCCGATTTTCTAAAACCCTGGCGGGTACCCCTACAGCTACTGAGTAGGGCGGAATAGTCTTCGTTACCACAGCCCCCGCGCCAATGGCACTGCCATAACCAATCGTCACCCCATCCAAGATTTTGGCCCCAGTTCCAATCCAACACTTGTCTTCAATCGTAATGCCCTCTGTTCTAGAGCCTACGTGATGATGTTGTTTGGCATAGATACCAGCCATAGAGGCGATCATACAGTGCCGACCAATAGTAATGTTGCCAGGCCCAGACACGCAGGTAAAGGGGCCAATATAGGTTCCTTCACCAATTTCGACGGTGCAGTTTTCTCCCAATCGAATGCTGACATTTCGATCCAGTGAAACATCTTTACCCAACTTCAGCAGGCTATTCTCAAAATCGCAGTTCAAAATCGAGTATCTAAGAATACGAATGTTGTCGCCAGCAATAATATTGTTGACCCCAAGCACTTCAACCCATGCCTGGACATAGGAACCCTTTCCCCAATTTTTAGATAGAATAGGATAAAGAAATTTTCTTGCGACTGTTCCCAAAGGGCGCGGAATCGGTTCAACTAAAGAGAATAATAACTTCTTGAGTGTTGGATCTTTTGGCCTTTCAGAGCCAGCGACTTGCACAGTTTGAGCCGCAAATTTTTCGGTGCTGAACTCGTTGTGAGTTTCAACTTTCATCCCAGGAACTCCCTTCGTTAAATTTAGAAAATTTTTCGATTCAACATCTAATACTGCTCCCCTGAAAAAAATAAAAGCCTCACAACGCCTGGCGACTAATTGTCTCAAGCAGTGAGTTTTTATTGTCTGTCTAAACTGGCGGAGAGTAGTTCTTTACGACTTTTAATCACCCTGGCGGGCACCCCCACCGCCACCGAATACGGAGGAATATCACGGCTGACAACGGCCCCAGCGCCAATCACACTTCCTGTACCAATGGTGACTCCGTCGAGCACTCTAACTCCTGTACCTAGCCAGCAGTTATCTTCAATCGTTATGCCCACCGTAGTTAAGGGCTGAGCGTGCATGGGTATGGTTAGATCCTCGAACCCGTGATTGTTTGCATACATAGAACAGTGCGATGCAATCATGCAGTTGCGGCCAATAGTAATTGCTCCAGGGCCAGCCAAGCAGCAGTAAGGCCCTAGCCCCGAGTTTTCTCCAATCACAATGCCGCTTGACTGCCCCTGATGGCCACAATCTCTGATGCTCACTCCGAGATCGATCGATGCATTGGCCCGAATGTGAATGGGATTGCCCATACTATGAATCTCAGCATATTGGTTGATCCAGGCACCTTTTTCAATAGAAATG encodes the following:
- a CDS encoding DapH/DapD/GlmU-related protein — its product is MNYLRRGLESVITGTLSAIPTKAGKVIRVIGFRPLFKQLDSSATIGSRVRFSGTSRISIEKGAWINQYAEIHSMGNPIHIRANASIDLGVSIRDCGHQGQSSGIVIGENSGLGPYCCLAGPGAITIGRNCMIASHCSMYANNHGFEDLTIPMHAQPLTTVGITIEDNCWLGTGVRVLDGVTIGTGSVIGAGAVVSRDIPPYSVAVGVPARVIKSRKELLSASLDRQ
- a CDS encoding DapH/DapD/GlmU-related protein, translated to MKVETHNEFSTEKFAAQTVQVAGSERPKDPTLKKLLFSLVEPIPRPLGTVARKFLYPILSKNWGKGSYVQAWVEVLGVNNIIAGDNIRILRYSILNCDFENSLLKLGKDVSLDRNVSIRLGENCTVEIGEGTYIGPFTCVSGPGNITIGRHCMIASMAGIYAKQHHHVGSRTEGITIEDKCWIGTGAKILDGVTIGYGSAIGAGAVVTKTIPPYSVAVGVPARVLENRRTTPDE
- a CDS encoding heme oxygenase (biliverdin-producing) codes for the protein MTDLAQRLREGTQASHTLSENTAFMKCFLKGVVELEPFRKLTADLYFLYNTLEAEMARHQAHPVVGPMVFAELLRTPALESDLAYYYGDRWQHDITATPAGQRYVNRILEVSATNPALLVAHAYVRYMGDLSGGQGLRHIVRSALNLPPDKGTGLHEFDALPTVEAKRDFKLKYREALNALPVDEAQIQQLVEEANLAFALNRNVFHELEPDVRAAVGDHVFDLITRQDRPGSTESHPHHGMVALMATE
- the hemN gene encoding oxygen-independent coproporphyrinogen III oxidase, which gives rise to MLSLANPVVFDPALLHKYNQPLPRYTSYPPATEMTEDFSSRDFEAAIAVGNYKQTPLSLYCHIPFCESACYFCGCNTVITRQKKVADPYLDYLERNIAQVAQRVKHRQVNQLHWGGGTPSYLTMAQVERLWNVLHQHFEFEPGAEISIEVNPRDLDREYVRFLKDLGFKRVSFGLQDFNLKVQAAVNRIQPEAMLFDAMGWLREAGFESVNVDLIYGLPYQTLATFRDTIEKTLRLDPDRIAVFNFAYVPWLKPVQKKHIDPGTLPGPAEKLEIFHMTIDRLTAADYQFIGMDHFAKAGDELAIAQAQGQLHRNFQGYTTLPESDLLGFGMTSISMLHDVYAQNHKGLRDFYKAVDASELPLERGVVLSQDDILRRAVIMELMCQFELSKSAIEEKYHLSFDQNFDDYFARERQDLKVLEADGLVRLTPNHIEVLPAGRLLIRNIAAVFDPYLRDRTIRQFSQSV
- the acsF gene encoding magnesium-protoporphyrin IX monomethyl ester (oxidative) cyclase; the encoded protein is MVTALPKPAPQPGDNAVKGAIEENLLSPRFYTTDFDRAATMDLSLEAEGLQTMLEEMRADYNRHHFSRDDSFKQEWDQIQGEERQAFIDYLERSCVSEFSGFLLFKELSRRIKDRSPVLGEIFSLMARDEARHAGFLNKCMQDFHISLDLAKLTKTREYTFFPVEWIVYAVYLSEKIGYWRYILIYRHLEQHPEHSFYPLFNYFESWCQDENRHGDIFKALVRSQPSMWQTWQGRLWSRFFLLSVFATHSLTVHERAKFYEMLGLNATEFDKEVVRKTNDTAARAFPVCLNVDHPEFFPRLERSAARNLKIKHITESAAPDWMKQIRKLPLVLGIVGDLLRLYLIEPLNAESLRGTIR